The proteins below are encoded in one region of Solenopsis invicta isolate M01_SB chromosome 8, UNIL_Sinv_3.0, whole genome shotgun sequence:
- the LOC120358429 gene encoding uncharacterized protein LOC120358429: METARRTIEPIPTEEDSLNLKQKEKARLVNENRQKHETVLNKTYTLEKSEVDTLNITNIAKSEQNHAKTTLRVNQVRVNAPQDKFLTRNEPNSTTIQEQVQSKSNNIQNLQDQLQNLIDKAKTQIGPRENRPSTPSQIKTESLTQINNDSSKESIIFAKNANQHVKSHDYTISCDNSHKKLLGPNTASWRTRSPIITRQRNRNQLIRPSDTTRVSKQCTISKRIIQKIKNMDLEPPYGKMWYKQLSNREKEIHEEVKRRKRWKKIITEKRKRIQALETFIGNTSPTHEDEEVDQDVITEEKNWEKEYNKTVEDNYEEDVDKQRLVDQFTINDKNGQPYYEVNVVINITDVRKEKYDDPKDCVINYKICKQTATRIVQLIHQNIEEDDMQSGISEPTTMSNETFVDNSNNTQHLIIKKKDKTTATSSEDSADYTEQNSCKKRTKIIKSQAKSKIAKLKQRNEAGKFVKTKPTIIKQENITQRYSITKENPTKLSKIAVSPKRNDNLAGKLQPRENYPVVALQRIPYVDEPPTGASPEPRMDAGTARDSPDVTKVGAGPDVDRSMATPAECEAIDSQSEQTDRMVITAVTDTRGTTNIEPPTQAQEQAAEELKNYTP, encoded by the coding sequence ATGGAAACCGCAAGAAGGACCATAGAACCAATTCCCACCGAGGAAGACTCATTGAacctgaaacaaaaagaaaaagcaagGTTAGTCAATGAAAACAGACAAAAACACGAAACAGTGTTAAATAAGACCTACACACTAGAGAAAAGTGAGGTAGacacattaaatataacaaacatAGCGAAAAGCGAACAAAACCACGCAAAAACCACATTACGTGTAAACCAGGTACGTGTGAACGCACCACAAGACAAATTTCTTACGAGAAATGAACCAAATTCCACAACAATACAGGAACAAGTACAatcaaaaagtaataatattcaAAACCTGCAAGACCAATTGCAGAACTTGATTGATAAAGCTAAAACACAAATCGGCCCACGAGAGAACAGACCGAGTACACCAAGTCAAATTAAAACTGAATCTCTTACGCAGATCAACAACGATTCATCAAAAGAATCAATTATATTCGCTAAAAATGCGAACCAACACGTTAAGTCGCACGATTATACTATTTCATGCGATAACAGCCATAAAAAATTACTAGGACCAAATACCGCAAGTTGGAGAACACGCTCACCCATCATTACCCGCCAACGCAATCGTAATCAGCTGATACGACCAAGCGATACTACACGCGTGAGCAAACAGTGTACAATTAGCAAAAGAATAATCCAAAAGATTAAAAACATGGACTTGGAACCACCATACGGAAAAATGTGGTACAAGCAACTATCCAACCGTGAGAAGGAAATCCACGAGGAGGTTAAAAGAAGGAAGAggtggaaaaaaataataaccgAAAAACGTAAAAGAATCCAAGCTCTTGAGACGTTCATCGGAAACACCTCACCAACCCACGAAGATGAAGAGGTAGACCAAGACGTCATAaccgaagaaaaaaattggGAGAAAGAATACAATAAAACCGTAGAGGACAACTACGAAGAAGATGTCGACAAACAAAGGTTAGTCGATCAATTCACAATCAACGATAAAAACGGACAGCCATATTACGAAGTTAACGTCGTAATAAACATAACGGATGTTAGAAAAGAAAAGTACGACGATCCAAAGGATTgcgtaataaattacaaaatatgtaaacaaaCAGCCACCAGAATTGTTCAATTAATACACCAAAACATAGAGGAAGACGATATGCAATCTGGCATATCCGAACCCACAACAATGTCAAACGAAACATTCGTAGACAACTCTAATAACACGcagcatttaataattaaaaagaaagacaaAACCACAGCCACATCAAGTGAGGACAGTGCGGATTACACAGAACAAAATAGCTGCAAGAAAAGaaccaaaataataaaatctcaagCCAAGTCAAAAATAGCTAAGTTAAAACAGAGAAACGAGGCTGGCAAATTTGTTAAAACTAAGCCGACAATCATCAAACAAGAGAACATCACGCAAAGGTACTCTATAACCAAAGAAAACCCCaccaaattatcaaaaattgccGTTTCGCCAAAACGAAACGACAATTTGGCGGGAAAATTGCAACCGCGGGAAAATTATCCCGTGGTTGCATTACAAAGGATCCCATACGTGGATGAGCCCCCCACTGGAGCATCTCCGGAACCTAGAATGGACGCCGGAACTGCGAGGGATTCACCGGACGTGACCAAAGTAGGCGCCGGACCGGACGTGGACCGGAGCATGGCCACACCAGCGGAATGTGAGGCGATTGACAGCCAAAGTGAGCAAACCGACAGGATGGTCATCACTGCAGTTACCGACACTCGTGGCACCACGAATATCGAACCACCGACCCAAGCACAGGAGCAGGCGGCGGAGGAGTTAAAAAACTATACACCGTAA
- the LOC105206948 gene encoding probable serine/threonine-protein kinase kinX, with amino-acid sequence MKPRQETLDERIDEPDQDSPQTSEYLDAEDGSQDYNERYESLDEELPRDDQLEQDEYDPDEYLPEDQDDEHDSDEDDEQYIPEEEKYYSEPEADEQGSNYEPSDTAEYEQDYVPIEAEQYLEEDDEVVDTTTNQTQDDSEIISEHEPIEEYSQEDQQYPDESDTENSSQEEHFTEYDPRGGLFLDEIPQWQEQEDDYIVEEPQDGNQEDRITTIQPKNRSIATQSQQLTQLMANLPNQHEETYQDDRVQARIRATRYSTRCGTTHATLESEYRLCTITIKEEPTEQFNLPECTIMPIRRKIAINGIYINDNNKRPQEEVETLKPDTKVDKRTINKEITMKNFKKQKMVTIPTNIIKSLHQDEEEVKILKLINVTDPIVK; translated from the coding sequence ATGAAGCCACGACAGGAGACCCTAGACGAACGAATAGACGAACCCGATCAGGACTCACCACAAACGAGCGAGTACCTAGATGCCGAAGACGGTTCACAAGATTACAATGAAAGATACGAAAGTCTTGATGAAGAATTACCACGAGACGACCAATTAGAGCAAGACGAATACGATCCGGATGAATATCTACCAGAGGATCAAGACGACGAACATGATTCCGACGAGGATGACGAACAATATATTCCAGAGGAGGAAAAATATTACTCCGAACCGGAAGCTGACGAACAAGGTTCAAACTACGAACCATCCGATACCGCAGAGTACGAACAAGATTACGTACCCATAGAGGCGGAACAATACCTCGAAGAGGATGATGAAGTTGTGGATACAACCACAAACCAAACACAGGATGATTCCGAAATCATCAGCGAACATGAGCCGATCGAAGAATATTCGCAGGAAGACCAACAATACCCTGACGAATCCGATACAGAAAATTCTTCCCAGGAAGAGCATTTCACAGAATACGATCCCAGAGGAGGACTATTCCTGGACGAAATACCGCAATGGCAAGAACAAGAAGACGATTACATTGTCGAAGAGCCACAAGATGGTAATCAAGAAGATAGAATCACGACGATTCAACCAAAAAACCGCAGTATAGCGACACAGAGTCAACAATTGACACAATTAATGGCAAACTTGCCGAATCAACACGAGGAGACCTACCAGGACGACCGTGTTCAAGCCAGAATAAGAGCAACAAGATATTCAACTAGATGCGGAACTACGCACGCCACACTAGAAAGCGAATATCGCCTATGCACAATTACCATCAAGGAAGAACCTACGGAACAATTTAATCTTCCGGAATGCACTATAATGCCAATTCGCAGGAAAATTGCGATAAACGGTATATATATCAATGACAACAATAAGAGACCACAAGAAGAGGTCGAGACATTGAAACCAGACACAAAAGTGGATAAACGTACTATAAATAAGGAAATAactatgaaaaatttcaaaaaacaaaagATGGTAACAATTCCTACAAATATCATTAAATCGTTACACCAGGACGAAgaagaagtaaaaattttaaaactaattaacGTTACTGACCCAATAGTAAAGTAA